ATATTATAGGCTTCTATTATTTTTCTCGATGTTACACTCTTAATACACGCATCCGAGTCATATTTCTCGAGTGTAGCTAAGGTTCTCGTCAGATTTTATGGCAGTGTGTCATGGGAAAATGTGGCTGCTTATCGATTTGGTTCCAGCGCCCTCGGTGTTCTAATACGTTCAACATGAGACGAAACAATGCCCAGATTTTCTATTCTACAATAGATTGTTAGACATATAAGAAATCAACTCTGTTTGGGAACTACTTGCCTTGCCCGGCAACAAACATGTCtcgttttgattttttatttcttctttcttcagaAATGTtgctaattcttttttttttcttttaaagagaatgttaattcaaattcagttcgaCTCAATAATGGGTAAATAAGTTAAAGTGGGGAAATGAAGACAAGAAGAGAAAAGTATAGCGGTATGGTTTGTATTATTTCGATCACACTCACCTTTGTGGTTGTGCCGTTTATCTGCCATTTTAGCTCGGCCATCAGGATTTCTACCCCAATGGAGGAATGGACATGCCGGGTTGCCCGTTTTTGTCGGTAACATGTGATCACAGTCGAGCTGTGGAATATTACATCGAGAGCATTTGGAACCCGTGCTCGTTCATGGCTAAACAGAAAGCCGAGACGTGGGAAGATATCGACAATGGGTCGGCCCAGAATTGCGATGACACCGTCTGCCCACAAATGGGCTATAGGGCCGACAAAGCCGACGGTGAGGGCGCCTTCTACCTCACCACGAACGGAGATGAACCCTATTGCCAGGGATAAGGAGAATATTAATGATCGATTGAAAATAATCTACGCATTCCATTACACCGACAGAGTgaaactgaaaaaacaaaaagagtaaTGCATGTAGAGTAGTACAGAGATCCCTCCGATGCAAAGTGTATAGACAACGtcaaattgaccaatcagacgatattaaaggcataatttaccatttgcagatgaaacaaaaacccagcattattgtttcaaaatagttttaaaatttgagttagggatagaaacaaccaatgtaaaaatttgaaccagtataatcgatgataagtattgttaaaatacaaaatgtgaacaatagttataataaaaatgtttccaggctaAACCGTCCACACTTATGGTTAAGTAAGAAAActaatagtgatatctccttatattttaggctttattgcaaaaaagaaatatagtaggatgttttgtgataaaactgaccTACATACAATATGCTTCAAAACTGATACCTTGAAGattatcactgctcccaaaggtaaacaggacctttgagAAATTGAAGACTATTGTATTTGTCAGTCGAAATCTCGTAGACGACCAACTTGAAAGAGTAGGGCCCTGTAACCCTAAAGCCCATTCTGACCATGCTACCGTCTCTTTATCCTACTCATATTTAGCTCCCCTGGTAACGTCGCAAACTGTATTCAATTTATCAATTGAGGTCATGGGGGATTCTGAAACAATATGATTATCATCTCGTCTTCAGTGTTGTTGGTAAATCTGAATTTCTTCCACAATACTTTGTATTAAGTGAAAAATTAACAAGAACTGCTTAAATTcattaaatctttttttaaataaagtcaACACGAGACGGATCCTCAATTTATGTGGTCTTCTCAATTAAATGATCAATTTAAAGTGTAGCCATTTAGAGACGTATGGTCATTGTAATCCCCAAGGAAACGATAACATCGACCAATACAAGGGCTTAAATGAGAGAGCAGTTTTCATTTtacatgatgaaataaataGTTTTAGTTTCAGTTTTAGTTTCAAAACGGGTTATGGAccatttttgaacattttaatgCAACTCTATAATCAGCTAGAACACAAACATTTCCAGTGATACTTCACTTTTCACGTTTTCTCAATATTTCCTTTGCAAATAtctgaaattaaaaagaatagAGTTAACTCGTTTTACGCTTGAGgtcttcaaatacatgtactagcaaATAATGAAGAGTAAAAGTCATGAGTCGAATTAAAATACAGCATCAAATCAGAGAaagtttttttccccttggacTTCAGCTGTTCACCTTTAATATAGGAGACGTCACGGCAACTTCCAAACAACTtcccttttttatgttttttttttttctaaagctAAGCCAGAGCTTTGTCGTTTATCACGATTAGTTTGCATTAATTGTTAATGTAAAGCTGCCCAAAGGAAAAACGCAGGGAAGATCGCTGTATCAGCACTGGTATCTAGTATCTAGTTCCTAGTTTCTAGTTCGCTATCTCTACCCCCTCTCCCTTTCCACGTTCCTCCTTGCCATATCTGGTTCTATATAATTTATATGTTgatgaaaagagaaaacacaTGTCAAATTTGTAGAAGGACTTCTTAACTCTCTGTCCTGACAGAGAAGAACATTGCATTCAGTgactaataaaaaaaagagacaaagaaaaatataactTAAATGAATAAAGTAGAATTATATGCAGCATTAGATATCAGCTTTGCTTGTCGTGATTCATTCTGTACAGGTGAAGTGTGTGAATATCAAAACCTAGCATTTCAGACAATGCCAGAAGAGCGTGACAGAAATTTGTACCgaatctctctctccctctctctactCGTACAagtttattttctctttctgtgcTCTCTCcccttgagattttttttttctcgctcgCTTTCTCCTCTCTTTCACTTCCCCTGTTAATTTAGTTATCATTTTTGTAATTGTTATTGGAAGAGTGCGTCCTATATGTACTTGGACCTGTCAGAGTTTAATGGTTTTCCTTGAAGCGTTCGTCCTATACTTGGACCTGTCAGAGTTTACTGGTTTTCCTTGAAGTGTTCGTCCTATATCATCTACTTGGACCTGGGagggtttaaagggatcgtgtaGTTTTGAtggagacctaatttcaggtttctaacactttttggtgagataaggagaaacctctcatgaaatatgaaagaacatgtaattccatgaggaattcaacgtttatttgatgaaaattggttttgaaatggccaagttatccaaaacagagcgattctaataaagtgtgggacccacattttattacgatcgctttgttttacttctttCTTGGATGTTTCATTctttccaaacccgattttcatcaaataaactttgaattcctcttaaaatggtatgctctgtactattacTAAAGTGTTTTCtcggtatctcgcaaaacgttaaaagcccaattctcatctccaccaatactgtatcatccctttaatgattTTCCTTGAAGTATTGTTGATAAGTGGTCTCAGTGGCTAGAGGATGACGCAATGTCATCAACCTTATACTTTTTTCTTGTGTGAACGTATGAGATGCAAtgagtgtgcgtgcgtgtgtgtgtgtgtgtgtgtgtgtatgtgtgtgtgtgtaattcgGTACTTCAGTATTCTACTATGGgcaaaatataattatttgcGATAAAGATAGCAAATATAAATTGATATTGAACCCCTcacccaagaaaaaaaaaaaaaacccgaacaaATCAAGcattaattcatttcaaatctTATAATAGAGCCAAAGTCTTTATAGTGCTGAAATATTGTATGAGTAAATCCAGGCTTACGTAGCTTTGACAACTTTGCAACTCTAGAAATAAAAAGGTGCACGTGGGATACAATTACTTTCTGACGACAATTCAACCTGCACCACAAGACACAGACAAAATAGTGCTATCaataacaaagttttttttaacaacataatTATCGTTTCTATTAATTATTTTATGCTGTTTTTACAGGGAAAATAGTTACAAAAGGGATGTCGCAACGTCCACGTACATTtacttttcaattcaatcatagtttatttccaatcgaTCAACGAGAATCAAGAGaaaacatagtacaaatttCCAATCaaggaaaatcaaaacatagtacaaagtatacatgtcatgaaatgatattgttcaaacatttgcaaaagattcatgtagtatccgaggtaaattatataacaacatatgtttatatatatatatatatatatatatatatatatatatatataattattagaagaaagagtctcaagtacgccatggatccaacgattacaaaaaaattttattacaaaattttcggtctgcctcagaccttcgtcagtgcaaagattgtctttgcactgacgaaggtctgaggcagaccgaaaattttgtaataaaatttttttgtaatcgttggatccatggcgtacttgagactctttcttctaataattacaacattcgaagtccaacacgtggaaaattccaagatgaacatatatatatatatatatatatacaataattaggaggaacaatacatatatacttcgtggacgtgcggaaaatagattcgattatggaaaatagtgatccactaaaaagcaaagcttgtgggacgtggatctcTAGATAAGAGatgagtaaataatatattatttgagggttttttatagctattatatttgatatagattatttaagtcatttgtaaaatatatatatatatatatatatatatatatatatatatatatatatatatatgtagttacattgagatacgcaggtcgggaaaaaaatatataaaatatcaatgctaatgcccggacactgttcactgaacctcgtgtaccgggaaaatatgacaaggacgtACGCACACTACCCACGCACatataagacgcgagacagtaccgagaggagagaagacggtaacaatagaagtctacgaagaacaaaagacaggaaaggaagaggagagaagaaagaagagcggtctgcacacagaacacgcaaagtgctgcgacatcaggacaggtgaaagctcaagcatgaattaaaacaatttgAATTATCTAAAATTATAAGTAGAGAGTagatgttttctgaatttgtatttaaatgtgacgaatttgggggaatcttttaaactattatctagattattccaaagtttgggtccggtataaaaaaatgtactttgggcatgtgcggttctcattaatggaagatgAAATCCATCGGATCGTCGTGTTGGGTAGTTATGtactgtttcgatgaaataagtcatgaaatattttaggtaaaaaattactgttataattaaacataaactggccaagctgaaacacatacaaatcttttattcttagtattttatggtcaaaaaacaaagcatctgtatgttctcgggtatgtagattaaaaacaattctgagcgctttcttttgcaatagaaaaagtttatctagtaatatctgatatgtattaccccaagcaagaatcccatagtttaaataaggtaatatcaaactagaataaagagttaataatgcagatgaaggaaaataatattttaatctgttcatgacgccaatattacgtgaaataattttacatatgttattgatatgattcctccatgaaagcttgttatcaacacaaacaccaagaaatttaaaggaagaaacttcttctaggggagtagtatcaaatgttatattgctGGGAGGCTGtctaaagagttactaaaaagcataaattttgttttttgaatatttagtgacaatttatttgcgtatatccattgtataacctttttcaATTATTCTTTTACTGTTCTTGTTAAGATATTTGGGTCtgggtgggaaaagaaaaggttagagtcatccgcgaataatatgaaagatagtttctccgaggatctatgaaaatcattgatataaataatgaataacagtGGACCAAGGAACTTAACAAATATTTAACCCATTAATGTCTAGTCCTGAGTATagtcgggcaggtgtctatggaaaatgcgtgttatagcaaaatcagtttgtgCTCAATGGATTAAACCATAACGAAACACAAAAGAATTTCGACTTTTAagaatattttgtttctttaaaaaagaaaattaattctCTATACTCACAAGAGAAAGATAGTAGTGAAACATGTTCGCACATACGCATATAAACAATGTTAGAaatgttcacacacacataataatatcTAACACggattaacacacacacaaaatgtaaacacatCACTAACACGCATATTTGTATATGCACTGGTGTGCCATTGTTATTGTCTACATTCATTTTACGCACCTGTCCATATGTACACATGAAAGTTACGCCGTTCATTAATTTATTTGCTCACCTATCCAAAGGTAAATACAAGTATAGCAGAAGCCGcaaaatcgggggggggggggggggagggtgaacCCCCATTAGTATTTCTCTTCTCCACCAAATGTTCTGAAATGTTGAAGCTTTTTAACTCTAGAAACAAATCATCACGTTTCTGTCAGTTCATCATGCCTGGATTCGGTATCAGGCCTACAACGTATGCGTTTGTACCTTTTTGCTAccattgttaaatatacagaTGTGTAAACACGGTAAAGGCCTATATTGGTGTTGTATAGGATTagtttggtttgatttggtttggttttatttctgtattttctttttcctccgaGCACAGTGACAAATAATTGATACAACAAATgccaaaataaagtaaaacatataAGTCACTTTAGGAACTGTCAATTTCGTAACAACACTGTCCCTGCAACCATAAGTCAAcatatgtgaaaataacaacattgtAATGCATGAAGGGCTGTAGTACGTAAAGAAGGTAGAAATGAATCAtgtcaatacaggggaccgtcatcacaAGCATAGCTAGACTTGGATGTGGCCCTATATCTTATACTGTACGTTTAGTTCCTATGTTACCTTACcattacaaaaatacaaagtatacgATGCATGTATTCCCATTTTACTACTCCAGCTGTCAGCGTTTTCACATTTCTGTAAAGTAGAGACTCATTTGTTATTCTTCCATGACCTCAGGATGGGCTGTtcaaaaatgataattattcagtgtcattttcattgtttttgtcaaGTTCAGAATGTCAGATTGCTGGCATCAATGTTTGTGAGCAAACTCTAGCAggaatttgtgtgtatgtgtgcgtttgtgtgtgtgtgaaacaaCCCAAGTTAAATCACTTGCAGATGGTAGGATGACACATATCGTGGTGATTTTTATTCAGGTGCTCAAAAATTAGAGTTATATACTCGTATTCTGATTTCTAAAACGAGATCGTTTATGTTGAAAATATAAATGGCAGAGCCTGACTCTATATGCTACCTTCCTTTCTTGAGGCTCATGTGATTGGGGGAATTATTAACATCAATACATGAACATGCCTTTTGCTATTGTTTGTgtaattattgatattattactaCAATTATTGAAAGTATAGTAAGCAAATATGTTATCCTTCgatttttttaaagagctaGTTCTTTCTGTGCAGCTCGTCTACCAAATGATGGATCATATCAACAGATTACCATTTGTTCAGAACTAAAATTCCCATTGTTGTATTTTGAGAGCTTGTACATCAGCAGTAACATGCTTAAATACCTCATTATCTGAATCTTCCTTGGTTTTTCCCCCTTGCAACCTCGTAGAGCCGGGTATCGATtctcgagatttttttttttcctgatgtgAATTGTTTATAATAATTGTATTGAGTTCCGCAATGTTTTTAGAGGCTACAGTGGAATCGAAACCACTGGTAATGCGACAATCATGTTTCTGATTAGCAATAACTCACAGACGTGTGATATTATTACACACTGTGAGACAGTAATTGTGTTTCTTTCTGACCAGCCATTTGTCAGGTGCGAGGCTTTCCTTTTGCATCTTTCATTAGAGAGCGATTGTTGATAGTAAAGCCTATTGGTACAGCTTTGGACTGGACGAGGATGGATCCCCAGCTCATTGACACCCAATTTGCCATCTACGGTACCTTCAACCCTACGGTGTCGGCCAAGGGTGAGGTGGAAGTGCCGTTCTCTAcgtccacctccctggtcgacGGGCGCGTGTCTCAGTGTGGAGACGATGCAAACTCGTACACCACCTCAGCCGCGATGGACAAAGAGGACGAGGACGACAAGGAAGAAAGTTTAACACCGTTTATCTCCTTGTCGCTCCTGATTTTGGGCACTTGGAGGAGACGTCGAAGATCCCCCTCAAACGAAGCCGGAAGTGGTGACGATGACGACAtaaattttctctctctcgaAGAATTTGACTCAGAGAAGGAACCATATGCACGTACGTTTGTCTGACAGTAACGTggaatcattatcattataaagtTGTAGACATTGTGAAGCCGAAAAACTTCTATATGTAAGCGGTGTAGCCCATTATATAAGAATATTGAGATTTTACCTAAAAAACGGACAGTATGATATCGtttacaaatgttgcaattatAATTGCAGTTATCGTTACTCACAGTGTTgtcaaagacattttttttttaaatgtacatAACACTCTAGAACTGTATTCAAAGAACTCCAAAATCAGCCTATCATCTAAGTCTGAGCGTAAATTCTTGACACTTTTGTATGATAAAAAGAATCGCTTGTTTTGTTTAAGTCATATCTTATGCAAACAGTTTCTATGAGCGGGTGGGAAACGGAAGGCGTCGTTGAACAGAATTATATGCCTCGCATCAAGAGGGAAAAATCACCgttttttaatgttattttgattgtATTTAATTATTGTATCAACGATGGATCTAGGCCACCGTCGGAATTGTAATTTGATCATCCTACCAGCATACCTAAGCATTTAAAGATACATCTTAGACAAATAATCTTAAATTGTAAATAAGGATTCTGACTTTAGAACTTTTGAGGgcaaaaatttgattttctcCAGCAAAGCCAAAATATTTAATCGAGAAATTTTTGACACAGGCATGTCTGGCCAAATATTGTCTTATTAATCATGGATAAAAACAGACGCCTTGAATTTCCTGACGGAAACATAGTTTAGTGGTGCTTGTTGAAACTTGCCGCTGAAGCAGTCAATTCGAAATCCGCTTTTGTCATCATAATCGCAAATTGCTGAAATAAAAGAGAGGGGGTGCATTCTCAGTTTGAATGCCAATTGGTCTTTTTTTCCTAGGATTCATATGAAATGCCTTCCCATAAGAGAACAATTATTACAGTCTCGCATACAGGAAAGGTTtagatgaaatagaaaaaaaataattgtttgcAAACGGTACATAAAAAATGAGGatatttacttcttttttaATGCACTTGTCAAACGGTTTATTTCGTCTTCTGTATAATCTTGTCTGAATTTTTATCGTTACCGAAGGCTTCTTGATTTATGAATTTCCCCCGCTTGCTCACAGGTACCTGGCTTTCCATCGCGATAGACATCGTCACTCTACTGTACCTCTCTCTGGTGACATCAATGTTGATTGCCGATGGCTACGTGTACCTCCACGAACTATGGGGCAAGTCTCGACAGCtgcttttcatgatttcatacCTGACCTACCTTCTCCAAGTGATAATCATCCCTGTCTATGCCCTCTTCGTCAGAACCCGGGCTCTCTTGCTGTCTCCGAAGAAAATTCTGCGGTGTCCCCTTGATCCCCGCTTCGTTCGCCGTCGTTTGCGCGTCATTCGCGCTTCTCCGCATCAGGCTGCAATCAAAACTCGATTCGCACTCCTCTTCATGAGCTGGCCAATTGCGCATGCTCTTCTCAGAGGCGTGGAATCCCTGGTGGTCGAACACTACTGTCAAATgcgctttttcattttcagcgaTGTTGCCGCCGTTGTCGGCTTCGTGTGCTATGGCTTTTTCTGGTACATCGTGCTCGTCAATCGTATTTCTCTCCACCTCCAAATGAATCACGCTTTGCGCATCATCCAGCGAAGTTCCTACACCCTCAATGTTGATGCTGCGCGCCGAAATATCCGTCGCATTCATCATGACTACCTCGCTATGCGCGAACTAATGGGGGTGTGGATGGCCTATACCATGGTAACCGCCACTTGGGGCATCATGTCGAGATTATCCTGGGACTACTCAATCTCCACGGAGGACGAGTCAGCAGCGGAATCGAGAGCCCGAATTTACCTCGAAGCCGTCATCTGGTCTGAGAAAACCATGTTCCTTGTCTATCCCTGTATTGCCCTGGGAGGGATGAACTTGGAGTACCTGTGGCAGAGATTCCGGTATGTCTTGGAGCGGATGCGCACTTACCAACATCGTTCGTTCTGGACCATGATTCAGTTGCACACCTTATACATCAATAATATCGGCAGTCCAGAGCTGAAGTGGACGATAGTTTTCGCCCTTATCGGTCCCTACCTGGCCATCCAGTCTCACTGGCAGGAAGAACAGAATGTGAAATTCTGGAATGGGCCCTTCAACTGCTCCACAAATTTTAATGGCACTGCTTGATACCAAAGTAATATTACGTTGAGTTCTCTTATtgttattggtttttttttttttttagctataATTTCACATTGATAGAGTTACTTATGGCAGATTCCCTCAGCACCTGATTGGTCGAGGAAAGTTGCTCACATGACGTCACACATACGTCAAAGACAGTCATTTTGATGATGGCATTTAGTCAAGTCTTGCTTTTACGAAGAAAGGATCTTCCCTCTCATTGCCTTCCCTGAACGACGTTTACTTTGAACTatattttcactgatttcattcatttgtaaAGAATGTtgaccaaatgaaaaaaaaaaagtcccccTCCAAATCAGGAGGTGTATAGCGAAAGCGACAAGGCTTTTTAAAAGCTCGTTTTTGGCTCGGATACATGAAAAaccaaaatagaaaaaaaccTTAGTTGTCGTTTGTTAGCACCATGATAATAACTCGGCAATATTATCATTTCATAGAGCAACTTTCTCACTCGCAATAACAGGTGGTTAAACAATACGTCTTTATGCTATAATATCAGAAAAACAGACCAAAGATTAGAAAATACAATATGAAAATGCACCGCACTATTTTCTATTTAACTCTAATATGGTATATACGCACTGCTGTTATAGGTCGTTCTGTTTTGTGATTTTTATGTAAACGttagtgttgtgtgtgtgtgtgtgtgtgtgtgtggtgtgtgtgtgtgtatatgcgtgtatgtgtgtatgtgttttagaAATCCAAATCTGCGCTCTTTAACATTGCATTGCTTCTCATTTCTTCTTCATCAGAAATTGTAATCAATTTGGCGTTTTCGTTTTGCGTTTTTACTTTGAAGATTACGACTCCCATTTTTAGCACTGCAG
The DNA window shown above is from Diadema setosum chromosome 14, eeDiaSeto1, whole genome shotgun sequence and carries:
- the LOC140238161 gene encoding uncharacterized protein; translation: MDPQLIDTQFAIYGTFNPTVSAKGEVEVPFSTSTSLVDGRVSQCGDDANSYTTSAAMDKEDEDDKEESLTPFISLSLLILGTWRRRRRSPSNEAGSGDDDDINFLSLEEFDSEKEPYARTWLSIAIDIVTLLYLSLVTSMLIADGYVYLHELWGKSRQLLFMISYLTYLLQVIIIPVYALFVRTRALLLSPKKILRCPLDPRFVRRRLRVIRASPHQAAIKTRFALLFMSWPIAHALLRGVESLVVEHYCQMRFFIFSDVAAVVGFVCYGFFWYIVLVNRISLHLQMNHALRIIQRSSYTLNVDAARRNIRRIHHDYLAMRELMGVWMAYTMVTATWGIMSRLSWDYSISTEDESAAESRARIYLEAVIWSEKTMFLVYPCIALGGMNLEYLWQRFRYVLERMRTYQHRSFWTMIQLHTLYINNIGSPELKWTIVFALIGPYLAIQSHWQEEQNVKFWNGPFNCSTNFNGTA